In Nasonia vitripennis strain AsymCx chromosome 2, Nvit_psr_1.1, whole genome shotgun sequence, a genomic segment contains:
- the LOC100123807 gene encoding poly(A) RNA polymerase, mitochondrial yields MALLARATGSIFFLTSNSYSKFIFNCLKVKIDTKKFVKALAVNSYSCNARCTHSGAYHMERKQKKYITYDEVLAQRRLQAHRSVLIEVQSDKSCTDVYAHCSQFGKINGLFHYTTQGMERHFVLVEFDSQESVNAVLSASTHVNHEQIIPVRSTMLWFRNPPQRVDIKPINDTLSVPLSRNSCKILSNPELFKILVSAESISDQIKLLHECSKLNDVGVRLRFYTAYQIECCFHGLFPNIAVLPFGSSVNGFGKQGCDLDLSVIFEEDKMEKNTSRLVFQTKSILTHEKYQMKRLMETVADTMNIFVPGISNVRKILEARVPIIKFDHSLTRVECDLAMTNMSAYYMSELLYMYGEMDRRVRPLIFTVRKWAQCLKLTTKNIPGPWITNFSLSLMVLFFLQEKKILPSLNLLKSCATREDIRIADIYVDCTFQRDITKIPKNNKIPNTESLEALLLEFFTYFGNFDFETKALSLREGKPISKPEYTALYICNPLETNLNVSKNVRFEELERIRVAMRSASWQLEATDNEKRFENWGLLKLLTNTNFDSLARNNSAKSINIEALFENDGAKLSRKRTNEKKKQKKSKSKS; encoded by the exons atggcGCTCTTAGCGCGGGCGACCGGgagtatattttttcttacCAGTAACAGTTAttctaaatttattttcaattgtcTAAAAGTGAAGATAGATACAAAAAAGTTCGTAAAAGCTTTGGCTGTCAACAGTTATTCGTGCAATGCTCGCTGTACACACTCCG GTGCTTATCATATGGAAAGAAagcaaaaaaagtatattacaTACGATGAAGTCTTGGCTCAAAGAAGATTACAAGCTCATCGTTCAGTTTTAATAGAAGTTCAATCGGACAAATCTTGCACTGATGTGTATGCACACTGTTCTCAATTTGGAAAAATCAATGGATTATTTCACTATACGACTCAAGGAATGGAAAGG CATTTTGTCCTTGTTGAATTTGATAGTCAAGAAAGTGTCAATGCAGTTTTGTCAGCCTCAACACATGTTAATCATGAACAAATAATTCCAGTTCGCTCAACCATGCTATGGTTTCGAAATCCTCCACAACGAGTAGACATAAAACCAATTAATGATACACTTAGTGTACCACTATCTAGAAATTCCTGCAAAATATTATCTAACCCtgaactttttaaaattttagtgtCAGCTGAATCG ATTTCAGATCAAATCAAATTACTGCACGAGTGTTCAAAACTGAATGATGTAGGTGTACGTTTGAGATTTTATACAGCCTATCAAATCGAGTGTTGTTTCCATGGCTTATTTCCAAACATTGCTGTTTTACCATTTGGTTCTTCTGTCAATGGGTTTGGTAAACAAGGTTGTGATCTTGATTTAAGtgttatttttgaagaagATAAAATG GAAAAAAATACAAGTCGATTAGTGTTTCAAACTAAATCTATTTTAACTCACGAAAAATATCAAATGAAAAGATTAATGGAAACAGTGGCTGAcacaatgaatatttttgtacCTGGAATATCCAACGTTAGGAAAATTTTAGAAGCAAGAGTTCCTATAATCAAATTTGATCACAGTCTGACTAGAGTAGAATGTGATCTTGCTATGACAAATAT GTCCGCATATTATATGTCTGAATTGTTGTATATGTACGGTGAAATGGACAGGAGAGTTAGACCTCTTATTTTTACTGTACGAAAGTGGGCCCAGTGTTTGAAATTAACAACTAAAAATATTCCTGGACCATGGATTACAAACTTTTCATTATCTCTTATGGTATTATTCTTTCTGCAAGAAAAGAAGATTTTACCATctttaaatttacttaaatCTTGTGCAA CACGTGAAGATATTCGAATAGCTGACATTTATGTTGACTGTACCTTCCAACGCGATATAACGAAGATCccgaaaaataacaaaattccTAATACAGAGTCTCTTGAGGCTCTTTTACTGGAATTTTTCACTTATTTTGGCAATTTTGATTTCGAAACTAAGGCTCTTTCCTTGCGAGAAGGAAAACCTATATCAAAGCCAGAGTACACTGCCTTATACATCTGTAATCCCTTAGAAACCAATTTAAATGTAAGCAAAAATGTTAGGTTTGAAGAATTAGAACGCATCAGAGTAGCTATGCGCAGTGCATCGTGGCAGTTGGAAGCTACGGACAATGAAAAACGATTTGAAAATTGGGGATTGCTCAAATTGCTTACAAATACAAATTTCGATTCCCTAGCGCGAAATAATTCAGCCAAGTCGATTAACATTGAGGCACTTTTTGAAAACGACGGTGCGAAGCTTAGTAGAAAAAGAACGAACGAGaagaaaaagcaaaagaaaagcAAGTCAAAGTCATGA